In Lathyrus oleraceus cultivar Zhongwan6 chromosome 2, CAAS_Psat_ZW6_1.0, whole genome shotgun sequence, the DNA window cagaatgtgattctgaatgttacagatgttgaaggagatgttagAAGGAAATTCTGATTGTTATAGGTGCTGTTattgttgaaggagatgtctgtaggtgaacagacttaggggaagaagaagtacccatgtgtttaatatgtgtattactagttactattataactagtaattgtgtgtttattgcttctgctgctgcttaaactgctgttatgttgtttaactgctgatacGCGTTTACgtttactcttgtgaacaaatggactaatatatgttttagccaaaatttgccaaagggggagtttgttggttctaagtgttggcagcaattttggtaaaaccaagagtgttcacaagttgtcacatgtgatgtcttaacataagatatcatgtacctgctggatgtttaaaatataattatgcaggattgttccaggatgtcagacccgatgtcatgacatttgtatacaaaacattcagtctgaatgttatgtattatgtgattgcgtttttaatgcaaatctatgtatgattaaagatctgatttacacgcacattcaatcattaattacaaccagatttacttattttccaaagagatataatcagctgtcatgagaagatttaaatggaaaatagttttagggttttatgatgtccaagcctagccaaatgcttctataaaaaaggacatggaaaacctgatttgtgacacaagaaataacgaacgaaatattgagagagaataagggttttagtcttgtgtggtcgtgtgaattgtaagccattcaattcatccatagatgattgaattggtatgatttttgagttgtaatttgtcactcaaagcttttaagcatgagtgtgtgtctacttaattgaagctgctaagtaagatcaagtgtgtgtctttgaagagtgtcttcttttcattgtaattcttgtttatatcactggtgtgattgagggggagtgattgggatctcatatctaagagttcttaggtagaagtcacacgggtagagattaggtgaaaaagactgtaacttgtgttgtttaatgagagtctttgaactgattctatttagtggatttccttcctggcttggtagcccccagaagtaggtgagttgcaccgaactgggttaacaattgcttgtgtctcttgcattaccgttctttatcttttatcctgtttgtgttgttcagatattagtgtcgtgacattaccttcgacatctcatatctaataccagaatttcaagTTATATATAACCTGGATGACGAGGCTACATGTCTCTCAGGCGAGTCATCAGGCCTCTCGAGCGGGACTTCTATTAAGCCCTCAGATAAGACTTTAAGACTAGGTCTCTATGGTTGGACTTTGGTTGCACCTATTGGGAGAGGTTTATATGTTTGGTCCTGCCTGAGGAAACTCCAAGTCTCTCAAGAGGGGAGTTTAGATAGCCTGGGAAATCTCAGTCCCTCGGACAAATTTATGTGGTGCATGGTTGATAGGGCTACGAGTCTCTCAGGCTAGGTGTCAGACCTCTCGGGAGGGACTTATATCAAACCCTTAGACAAGACTTTAAGAATAAGTTTCTTAGGATGGACTTCGGTTGCACCTCTTGGGCGAGGTTTATATGTTTGGTCCCACCTGAGGAAACTCTAAGTCTCTCAAGCGAAAAGTTTAGATAGCTTAGGGAACCTTAGTCCTTTAGGTGAAGTTATCTAGATCATGATGATGAAACTACAAATCCCTCAGGTGAGGCGTTGGATTGGTCGGGATCTCTATCAAGTCTTCAGACAATACTTAAGACTAAGTCTCTTAGGCTAGACTTCGCTCACGCCTCTTGGGCGATATTTATGAGTTTAGTCCCGCCAAAGGAAACTTCAATTCTCCCAGGCTGGGAGTTCAGGTAGCCTATGAAATCTTAATCCCTTAGATAAAGTTATATGGAGCCTGGATGATGATACTACAAGTCCCTCAAACGAGGTGTTGGACCTATCGGGCGGAACATCTATCAAGCTAGAATTCGGTTACTCCTCTTGGGCGATATTTATATGTTTAGTCCATCCTGAGGAAACCTCAAGTCTCTTAGGTAGGAAGTTTAGATATATTAGGAAGTCTAAATCCCTTAGGCAAAGTTATGTGGAGCATGGTTGATGAGACTCCAAGTCCCTCAGGCGAGACGTTAGATCTCTTAGGCAGGAATTCTACCAAGCCCTCAGACAAGAATTAAGATTAAATCTCTTAGACTAGACTTCAGTCGTTCCTCTTGAGCGAGATTTATATGTTTGGTCCCGCCCAATCAAACTTTAAGTATCTCAGGTAGAAAGTTTAGATAGTTTATTCGCATTGCCTTGAAGAGCGACAATGATCTCCTCTAGGTATTCCAACATACAAAATATTACCTTAATAGGCGAAAATGATCTTTTCCATGAAGTCCAACATACAAAATATTGCCTTAAGAGGCGGTTAGGGTCTTCGCCATTAAGTCTAACATGCAAAATAATGCCTTAAGAGGTGGCAATGATCTTCGCCATGAAGTGCAACATAAAAAGTATTGACTTAAGAGGCGACAAGGATCTTCGCCATGAAGTCcaacatgcaaaatatttgtttAAGAGGCGGTAAGGATCTTCGCCATGATGTCCAACATATAAAATATTGGAAAATATCCTCTTTGGTCATAAATATTCAGGAAATTGTTAATAGATAAATACTAAAGTTTCTTAAAAAATTGCAAATAATCTTAGTTGTAATAATACTTAGATTTAGAGGATTCCATGTTCTGGGCAGGAGTTGTCCGTTCAGTTCCTACAACTAGTACGACCCATGAGAGAGCTTCTGGAATATGCGATATGACCCATCTCAGTTGGTTTGTAGTTTTCCCTGATGTGTTTACAGAACCACTAGCTTTAAGTCTAGATTGCCTTATCGCATCTCCCTTGGTTTGAGTTTGGGCTTGTATAGTCTAGCGACTTTATGTTTGGTTGCAAATTCTTAGACATGGGCGACTTCTCTTAATTCATCGACCAGGTCAGCGACACATTCTAATCCTTCCTTACCTCTTGATTAAATTGGGAGCGTCGCCACGAGGGCATGTCAATCTACTGGAACCATGGCATTTGCTCCATACACCATAGTGAATGGAGTTTCCTTGGTAGTAGAGTGAGAGATGGTGTGATATAACCATAATATTTCATGGAGCAATTCTGCCCATAAGCCTTTTGCATCGTTAAGCTTATTCTTGAGTCCCTTAAAGATTACCTTGTTCGTCGATTCAACTTGTCCATTGATTTAGGGGTGCACAACGAATACGAACTTTGTATGTACTCTTAAATCTTAACAAAATCCAGTGACCATAGCGCTGGAGAAATTAGTCCTATTGTTAGAGACAATGGCTCTGGGAAGCCCAAACCTACACATAATTTTCTGACAGTAGAAATGGCGAACTATGTCTGCTTTGATTTTGGCAAAAACTTTCGCCTCTAGGTTCCGCCCTATCTAATGGGAGAACACAACATCCATGAGTCGCTGGTAGGTGACACCAACATTCTTGAGGCCCAAATGCATGCCATTATATTAGTAGTTGTCATGATTCGACATGAAGGATGTTTTGGAGCGTCCAGAGGATCCATCTAAATTTGATTATACCCTAAGTATACATCCATGAAACTCAATGTGCAGTAGGCATACATAAGCGAGATTGTTCATGTAATAATAAAAAACGAGATAAATCTTCATATTGAGAAATTAGCTAGAAAGACAAAGTGATAATCTCAAAAAAAGAGAAAGGGGTCTCACGAAAATTTAAAACAGTTGCCACTGGTAAATTTTTTTATCAATGTATTAAAAATTATTTAActatataatatatttatttcTTTTATATTATGCATCAACAAACTACAATTCAAATATCACAATTAAGTCAATTTGACAATAGAATCCAACATCAAACTATTATCAACGGCGACACAAGTGTATGTGGATAAAAGAGCTTCCGTTTGAGAGAAGCATTATGGATAGACTTATACTTGAGAGAAATTGTTAAGAATAACAAGTGTGAGTTAGAAACTTTGAGAAACAAAATGTAGAGAAGTCTCATATTAATTATAAAAATGGAGACTAGTCGGAAAGTCAATTTTCATCTAACGAGTGTAACACTGAGATATCAACATGATAGTAACAACGAGCGAGACAACGTTACAATACGACATTTACATAATAGtaacaatgaaagggaaataATGATAAATTGAGAAACAATAATACAATCATAATATAATTGACAAAACAACAATACAACTAGGGTTTTAAAAAAATTCACGACCCGTGACTAAACAATTTTGACAAATGCCAATAAAATATCACTGTTTTCTATATTATATAACAAATTGCGGTTAATTCATACCGTAGCGACTATAATAAGTGTCACGACTATAATAAGTATTACAAGTTTCTTTCTTTCATTTTATTCACTTAATTTTCTCATCTTAACTACAACCAACATATTTATTTTAACCACTTGTCATAAATCTATTAATTAGAATGATAAATAGAGCGATAGTAAATGGAGCAAAGTCGTACTCCTTCCTAATACACTTGAATTGAAGGTTAGCgttgataaaaaaaaataaaaatgaagatTAGTGTAAAGCTAGTTTATAGAAACGTatttttttctattatttttattaaattaaacAAATATCGTATTTTTAAAGAGTATAATTAAATCAAGGAGGAGAGACACACGTGTGCAGCGAGTCCAGCAAAGCAACGTGAGGTAACAACTTTTCTCTCCAGCAAAGTTAGTTCTAATTCAGTTTCCGATTCCTCCTTTCACTTTCCCAAACCCTCCTCACAAAACCGAGCCAAAATGGCGAGCCTCTGGCGCGCGGCGACCGCCTTAATCGAAAACCCAACCGACCACGACGGCACGGAATTCTGGTCCAACCTGGAACGAACCGGCTGGCTAATGAAACAAGGCGAATACATCAAAACCTGGCGGCGCCGTTGGTTCGTACTCAAGCAGGGAAAACTCTTCTGGTTCAAAGAATCAACCATCACGCGCGTTTCGAAACCGCGTGGCGTTATCCCCGTCGCGTCTTGTCTTACTGTGAAAGGCGCGGAGGATATTC includes these proteins:
- the LOC127118168 gene encoding pleckstrin homology domain-containing protein 1; its protein translation is MASLWRAATALIENPTDHDGTEFWSNLERTGWLMKQGEYIKTWRRRWFVLKQGKLFWFKESTITRVSKPRGVIPVASCLTVKGAEDILHKPFSFELSTRADTMYFVADSDKEKEDWINSIGRSIVQHSRSVTDSEIVDYDNAKR